One Desulfobacterales bacterium genomic window carries:
- a CDS encoding HigA family addiction module antitoxin, with translation MRTHPGEILIEEFLTPLGISQYRLAKDISVPPRRINEIVHGKRSITADTALRLGLFFEIAPQFWLNLQNRFDLEVAEDLLANRLDKEVHALSSNAA, from the coding sequence ATGAGGACACATCCTGGAGAAATTCTTATTGAGGAATTTCTTACACCACTGGGTATCAGTCAATATCGACTTGCCAAGGATATAAGTGTGCCTCCAAGGCGTATTAACGAAATCGTCCACGGTAAGCGTTCGATCACTGCTGATACAGCATTGCGTTTGGGACTTTTTTTTGAGATAGCGCCCCAATTCTGGCTAAATCTTCAAAACCGATTCGATCTTGAGGTAGCAGAAGATTTACTGGCAAATCGGCTTGATAAGGAAGTACACGCTCTCAGTTCAAATGCAGCTTGA
- a CDS encoding efflux transporter outer membrane subunit — MNKKLFYLLGICVIMGGCSLIPEYKQPEAPVPQIWPGGPAYEETGARQDTPFAADLRWREFFNDESLRQVINMALQNNRDLKVAALNVERARALYRIQRDDLLPDVAAGGSYYKERVPADLSYTGHSMHAEQYQVGLGVSSWEIDFFGRIRSLEKRVLEEFFATEQARRSAQIVLVSEVATNYITLAGDRENLQLAQSTLQSQQDTYHLIQRRFEVGLAPELDLRQVQTRVDSARVDVARFTELTARDQNALNLLVGSPVPADLLPDTLGSIIPLADVSPGMSSAVLLQRPDILQTENLLKAANANIGAARAALFPSISLTTSIGLASADLSDLFTSDQGTWTFVPGVSIPIFDSGLKSAVKVSEVERQIALVQYERAIQSAFREVADALAKKGTIGDQMAAQQSLVEANEATYRLSTMRYEKGIDTYLSVLDAQRSLYAARQGLIGVRLDRFGNQIQIYAVLGGGGDVPEQDGEGDAS, encoded by the coding sequence ATGAATAAGAAATTGTTTTATTTGCTGGGAATATGCGTCATTATGGGGGGGTGCTCGCTGATCCCGGAATATAAACAACCTGAGGCGCCGGTGCCGCAAATCTGGCCCGGCGGACCAGCATACGAAGAGACAGGGGCCCGGCAGGACACACCGTTTGCCGCCGACCTGAGATGGCGGGAATTTTTCAATGATGAATCCCTCAGGCAGGTCATTAATATGGCCCTGCAAAACAATCGCGATCTGAAGGTTGCTGCCTTGAATGTCGAACGGGCGCGTGCTTTGTATCGTATTCAGCGGGACGATCTTTTACCCGATGTCGCGGCAGGCGGCAGCTACTATAAGGAGCGCGTTCCGGCGGATTTATCCTACACCGGGCATTCGATGCACGCAGAGCAGTACCAGGTTGGTCTGGGCGTCAGTTCCTGGGAGATCGATTTTTTCGGCCGCATCCGAAGCCTGGAGAAACGCGTGCTGGAGGAATTTTTCGCAACAGAACAGGCCCGCCGGAGTGCACAGATAGTTCTGGTGTCTGAAGTTGCCACTAACTACATAACTCTTGCCGGGGACCGGGAAAATCTTCAATTGGCCCAATCCACCCTCCAGAGCCAGCAGGACACCTACCATTTAATCCAGCGGCGCTTTGAAGTCGGACTTGCGCCGGAACTCGATCTTCGTCAGGTTCAGACCCGAGTGGATTCGGCCCGGGTCGACGTAGCCCGGTTTACCGAACTGACGGCCCGGGATCAGAATGCCCTGAATCTGCTGGTGGGCTCACCGGTACCGGCCGACCTGCTGCCCGATACCCTGGGCAGCATCATACCGCTGGCGGATGTTTCACCCGGAATGTCTTCTGCAGTGCTTCTGCAACGTCCCGATATCCTTCAGACGGAAAATCTGCTCAAGGCCGCCAACGCTAATATCGGTGCCGCCCGGGCCGCTCTGTTCCCCAGCATTTCGCTTACAACCTCGATCGGGCTGGCGAGTGCCGATTTATCGGATCTTTTCACATCCGACCAGGGCACGTGGACATTTGTGCCCGGGGTCAGTATACCGATTTTTGATTCCGGCCTGAAATCGGCCGTGAAAGTGTCAGAAGTGGAACGACAGATTGCGCTGGTTCAATACGAACGGGCGATTCAATCGGCATTCAGGGAGGTGGCTGATGCGCTTGCCAAAAAAGGGACCATAGGGGACCAGATGGCCGCGCAACAATCCCTTGTAGAAGCCAACGAGGCGACCTATCGGCTTTCAACAATGCGATACGAAAAGGGGATCGATACCTATTTAAGTGTACTGGATGCTCAGCGTTCGCTTTATGCCGCCCGGCAGGGGCTCATAGGCGTCCGGCTGGATAGGTTTGGTAACCAGATTCAAATCTATGCCGTGTTGGGCGGCGGTGGAGATGTGCCAGAACAGGACGGCGAGGGTGACGCTTCCTGA